Proteins from a single region of Rana temporaria chromosome 5, aRanTem1.1, whole genome shotgun sequence:
- the LOC120940672 gene encoding enoyl-CoA delta isomerase 2-like yields MAASLLHSRSAVWLTLYKAMSKSRSVAALGVHTTARHMQASQEDFDKAQNDLKTLKKDPGNEVKLKLYALFKQATQGACNAPKPGMLDFVNKAKWDAWNSLGDLPKEKARQSYIELVSSLISTESPTKRSTSSADKKYETLEVFSQDNITKIFLNRPEKKNAITLQMYKEIGLALDEAAKDDSVITVLTGHGDYYCSGNDLNNFTNIPPEGKEQMASDSAVILEAFVSKFIDFPKPLIAVVNGPAVGISVTILGLFDVVYATDRATFHTPFSQLGQSPEGCSSYTFPRIMGLSKASEVLLFNKLLTAHEACQLGLVTEVFPDSTFQREVWDRLKGYGSLPKNSLVFSKQLMRATEKEKLHAVNIEECERLKERWLSDECMNAIISFFQKRVKL; encoded by the exons ATGGCTGCTTCGTTATTGCATTCGCGGAGCGCCGTGTGGCTCACACTTTATAAAGCAATGAG TAAGTCGAGGAGTGTTGCAGCCCTTGGTGTCCACACTACAGCACGACATATGCAAGCAAGCCAAGAAGACTTTGATAAAGCACAGAATGacttaaaaacattaaaaaaagacCCTGGCAATGAGGTCAAACTGAAGTTGTATGCTTTATTCAAACAG GCAACGCAGGGAGCTTGCAATGCTCCAAAGCCAGGTATGTTAGACTTTGTAAACAAAGCAAAGTGGGATGCATGGAATTCACTAGGAGACTTACCCAAG GAAAAAGCCAGGCAGTCTTACATAGAACTTGTTTCTAGTTTGATCTCCACTGAATCGCCTACCAAACGATCAACATCAAGTGCTGACAAGAAATATGAGACATTAGAGGTGTTTTCTCAAGATAATATAACAAAGATATTCCTGAACAGACCagaaaagaaaaatgcaattaCCTTGCAG ATGTATAAAGAAATTGGTCTGGCCTTAGATGAAGCTGCAAAAGATGACTCTGTTATTACAGTCTTGACTg GACATGGTGATTATTATTGCAGCGGAAATGACTTGAATAATTTCACAAACATTCCACCAGAAGGCAAGGAACAGATGGCGAGTGACTCTGCAGTGATTTTAGA agcatTTGTCAGTAAATTCATTGATTTTCCAAAGCCTCTTATTGCTGTTGTTAATGGACCTGCAGTTGGAATCTCAGTCACCATATTAGGACTGTTTGATGTGGTCTATGCCACAGATAGG GCTACCTTCCACACACCTTTCAGCCAGTTAGGACAAAGTCCAGAGGGTTGTTCCTCATACACATTCCCTCGAATTATGGGTCTAAGCAAG gcTTCTGAAGTTCTCCTCTTCAACAAGCTTCTGACTGCACACGAAGCGTGCCAGCTTGGACTGGTCACTGAAGTCTTTCCAGACAGCACTTTCCAAAGGGAGGTTTGGGACAGACTGAAAGGTTATGGCAGTCTACCAAAAAAT TCCTTGGTTTTTTCCAAGCAGTTAATGCGTGCAACTGAGAAGGAAAAGCTGCATGCTGTGAATATTGAAGAGTGTGAACGCCTCAAGGAGCGCTGGCTGTCAGACGAGTGCATGAatgcaattatcagttttttccaGAAGAGAGTCAAATTGTGA